The genomic segment atctgaagtctcttttatatagaccttagtggtcccctaatactgtatctgaagtctcttttatatagaccttagtggtcccctaatactgtatctgaagtctcttttatatagaccttagtggtcccctaatattgtatctgaagtctcttttatataggccttagtggtcccctaatactgtatctgaagtctcttttatatagaccttagtggtcccctaatactgtatctgaagtctcttttatatagaccttagtggtcccctaatactgtatctgaagtctcttttatatagaccttagtggtcccctaatactgtatctgaagtctcttttagatagaccttagtggtcccctaatactgtatctgaagtctcttttatatagaccttagtggtcccctaatactgtatctgaagtctcttttatataggccttagtggtcccctaatactgtatctgaagtctcttttatatagaccttagtggtcccctaatactgtatctgaagtctcttttatatagaccttagtggtcccctaatactgtatctgaagtttcttttatatcgaccttagtggtcccctaatactgtatctgaagtctcttttatataagccttagtggtcccctaatactgtatctgaagtctcttttatatagaccttagtggtcccctaatactgtatctgaagtctcttttatataagccttagtggtcccctaatactgtatctgaagtctcttttatatagaccttagtggtcccctaatactgtatctgaagtttcttttatataagccttagtggtcccctaatactgtatctgaagtctcttttatatagaccttagtggtcccataatactgtatctgaagtctcttttatatagaccttagtgatcccctaatactgtatctgaagtctcttttatatagaccttagtggtcccctaatactgtatctgaagtctcttttatatagaccttagtggtccccaaatactgtatctgaagtttcttttatataagccttagtggtcccctaatactgtatctgaagtttcttttatatagaccttagtggtcccctaatactgtatctgaagtctcttttatatagaccttagtggtcccctaatactgtatctgaagtctcttttatatagaccttagtggtcccctaatactgtatctgaagcctctttatataggccttagtggtcccctaatactgtatctgaagtctcttttatatagaccttagtggtcccctaatactgtatctgaagtctcttttatatagaccttagtggtccccaaatactgtatctgaagtctcttttatatagaccttagtggtcccgtaatactgtatctgaagtcactttcccgaaattcaaccttggtgcagaattacagccactagagccaatcctacaatgagctttccttaggatgtgccatttctgtgtctgtagctattgaggaggagagagaggggggcaaggtggagggtgggggtgtggtcttgaccaactgccactttgctcgtttgaaagccatgatgtctctctctctctcatgggtgggccaaattctctgggcgggcaaagcagagaaaggggaggtaacctttctccttatgacctcataaggtttacacctatcaccatttctagccactggggggcaggctgagggaactcatattaatgttaaaaaaaactcctaaattgaaattttcatgccataggACTATTAATTTGagcctgtcagcagcaaaacaacCACTTTTACTGGACGAAATTGAGGATGCACATTAGTCCAATAGTGTTGCAGGTACGGTACggttcagtgtgttctgaggcactttttttgGCCAACTCGGGGAGGTCAGTCCAACTACCCTTTCTGCCGAAGTTCGGCCATCCGGTTGGTGTGTCACCGGCTTTAGAAACATCTAAAGGCTAACCACCCACACTTTCAGGTAAATTAACTTAAATTAACGTCTCTTAGGTAATGCTGATTTTAGGCATCTACGCTGTAAATCAACCAGTTAGttatattgatttttattttgactaaaactagactaaaatgacgagacttgtagtcgactaaaacttgactaacaaaaaaagatatgtgaatgactaaaactaacaaggacatttggactaaaactaaattaaaaataggtgataAAATTAACACAAATCCAACATATATTCTTTACACTTATACAAGATAAGAAACAAAGGAAAGCTGAAAAGCTGTGTTAAGGTGTTAATTTCTGCTTAGCCTAAGTATATTTTTATATGTCTATTAAAGAGATCTGTATAAAAAAATCTGACTTATTCAGTTTTCATGACTGTGTATAAAAGCTGATTTGGCAAAGAAccaaagaaatgtttttctaaAACACACTGCTTCCCTTTTTAAAACTATCATCGGGAGCAGAGAGCTTGCAGTGCAAAGTAATTGTCCCTGAGCAGAGGGGGAAAGGGGAAGTTGCATTTTGCTGCACAAGTTAAAGTCAGGAACTTGAGGGAACTAAAGGGTGCTTTAAAAAGCCGCTTCTCCCCTCGCCATGATTACCCTGGaagttctcgcgagagcacaatttgaatttgctcaacgagtcactctggcattgattaatgatgctcattaactatgcccttgcagccgagctgcaccaatcacatcggtgtatctgatacaggcgggccagaggcaagctaaacagatgacaacagtttaatctaccagttagctccgctggtagctaagcgtattgGTACGCTCTGATACGTCACCCTGTGTATTGtcgtgattggtcgtagtgttatccaattgcatgcagtgagattttcaaatgcatgcttggtgccgcccctcgagttgggccattttcatttctCAATACCAGACCCTTAGTCTTTTAGATTTGGGTATGGATTTCCAGGCTATGCCATGGTGCCAATCCGAATGAAATGTGCACATAAAACTGCTTATGAAAATATGAACTTCATATTGGGAACAAGAACTTCGCTGCAACTGTTCAAGAAAGTTGCATCAATTTGAGTCATGTGTAAAGTATCAAGTTCATGTTTGGGAGCTGATTTCTGTTTGGGAGGAAGTTATATATGGTCAGGTGTTGGCTTGTCTGTAATGAGTTATAAATATCTGCTATTAAAAACATTCAGTCAACAGTAAAACATGTTCgatgaaaaacaaaagacatttgCTGGCACTCCCAGATGACTTCCCTGGTATGTAGTTATACCTGTTGCAACCTCACAAGCCTCCAAAAAGAAACCAAAGTTTGTCAAAgcgacagcagagagaaagatgacAAAAACTAAACTGAGTTTATTAAGTTTATTTTAACAACACAGCAATTTCTACAGCAAAAGCTCCGCCAAACACTGGTGAGTACAAATGATTATATGTACATTTCAAGTGTTCAGTTCAGTTACACTTGGACAGGATGTTGCTCTCTTTTCATAATTGACATTTCAAAGAGTAATGTCAAAGAGTTTTCCACCGTAGGTGGTTGGAACATTAGCAACCCACGGTACCTCAGCTGAGAGTTTGTTTGAAGCTAGTGTTCTAATTGTTTACGAATTCCTTTTTATTTACTCAAACATCAAGCAAAAAGCAATATATGTTTgcaatttttcacattttccctTTTGTTTTCAGTGTGTAGATATGGCTGAAGCCAGTTGTCGACTGTCGGCTAAGGAGTCACACCCCTTTTAGTAGTTAGCCTGgctcagtttttgttttcttcaaaaTTGTTCCATCTGATTACGCTCCTTTAAGCAGTTGGCTAGTTGTTTTCTTCTGGTGGCAATTCATCTGCTCTTGCAAAGTCAGCTACTGCTCACAGCTGAGCTACTGTGGTCTCTAGTGCACTGTAATAAATTTCATGTTAGTTTAACTTGGAAATGAAAGTTCCCCTGCTGCCTTGAAAATCGAAGTTCACTCAACTTGAAGACTGCCTTTGTTTCAActtagaaattaaagttaatgagGTTGATTTAACTACAGTGTTCTAGTTTTGTTAAAGGTGTTCTTTTAGATGATTTAACTTTGTATTACTTGGTTTAACTTCATACTTTAAGTTAAAACAAacgtatacatatatatgacaTTTATAGCAGAGATACCGTGGGTGCTTGGGTGGGGCCACCCCAGGGCCCCGTGCAAAATAGGGACCCCTCTGCTTATTTTGCTTCACTTGGCACAAAATGGCCGGTAGCGAAGTGACACGCCACAGATCAATGGCTGAAGAAAGCCTATTTCTGCTCAACGTCTAACACTATAATACTCCACCTCTTCTTATCAAACGTAACAGTCACTTAACTCATGGTTACAAATGTAAACCAGCACAACAATGACGATtaccaaacaacaaaacactacaTTCTAAGCAGACGTTTAAAAAATGGAAttcataaagttacatttgtatttcgaacaaactgcaaactttCCATCAAATTTTAACACAACTCTATTTACCGCCTTGCATCATGGGAATTGGCCAGCCAATGAACCAATTGCAGACCTGACAGCAGTACGCAGATCGGGGTTGGGCTAAATGTTGACAGGTACTCCCTCCGCCGGGCTCCAGTGCTTTCTTGTTTGCCACAACACGTGTTATATTTTAGTAGAAATTTGAATAGGATTCATCACTTATCTGCGGTGTATAATTAATTTATTGTGTCCATGCTTTAACTTTGCCGTGGAAGAAGACAGGTTATTTTAAACTCAAAAGACAGCTCTTTTTTgttgcaacacacacagacgtttttttttcaactgataacttaacttacatacccaagttcaatcaacacatacattttttttaaatagtcaacccaatgaataaatgcaagtttaactttcaaaaactcataaagttgaGTTCAAAATCCACAACTTGTATAAGCTCGTTATTAgttaaaaaataagaaataaatggACATAACTAAATGggactgtaatattttttaGTGTGTTCGAATTGTataagaaaaacatttcatcaaacaaaataaacattatgtttgcatttttttcacacTTTCATTTGTGTTCCCAGTGTGTAGATATGGCTGAAGCCAGTTGTCGACTCTCTGAAGATCAGTTTCTGTGCCCtatctgtctggatgtgttcaCTGATCCTGTCACCACATCATGTGGACACAACTTCTGCAAAAACTGCATTACTGAAAACTGGGATGTCAATGCCCAGTATCTGTGTCTGATGTGTAAAAAGGTTTTCAACACAAGGCCTGAGCTGCTCATTAACACTTTCATCTCTGAGATGGTCGCTCAGTTCAGACAGTCAGCTCAACagaaagccagcagcagcagctcagagcaACAAGTGTCCAAACCAGGAGAAGTTCCCTGTGACGTCTGCACTGGAACCAAACTGAAGGCCCCGAAGTACTGCCTGGTGTGCCTGGTCTCCTACTGTGAGACTCACCTGCTGCCTCATCTGACCATGTCAGGTCTGAAAAGACATCAGCTGATCGACCCTGTGGAGAACCTGGAAGGCAGGATGTGTACGAAGCACGATAAACCTCTGGAGCTGTTCTGTAAGACCGACCAGACATGTGTCTGCATGCTCTGCACTGTTTCAGACCACAAGATGCATGATGTTGTTCCTCTGAAAGAAGGACATAAAGAAATTAAAGCCCAGCTGGAGGCTGAAATTCAgcagatgatccagaagagaCGACTGAAGATTCAGGAGATCAAACACTCAGTCGACCTCAGTGAggaagatgcagacagagagatagcagaaggtgttcaggtcttcacttctctgatggagtctgttgagagaggcctgaatgagctcatcaacaccatcaaagagaagcagaaaacaacagaaaaacaggctgaagctttcatcaaagagctggaacaggaaatctctgagctgatgaagagaagcactgaggtggagcagctctCACGCTCTGAAGaccacctccatcttctccagagTGTCCAGTCCCTAAACATCCAACAACCTCCACCCACCGAGGACTGGACAGAAGTCAGCCTCCGTCCATCATCATATGAGGGGACTGTGGTGAAAGCTGTGGTTCAGCTGGAGGAGACACTCAGTAAAGAGATGAAGAAGCTGCTTGAAGCCGATCTGAAGAGGGTCCAGCAGTATGCAGTGGATGTGACTCTTGATCCTGATACAGCACATCCTCAACTCATCCTGTCTGATGATGGGAAACAAGTGAATTCTGGTGATGTAATGAAAAATCTcccaaacaacccagagagatTTTCTCTCAatccctgtgttttaggagagcagagtttctcttcaggcagtttttactttaaagttaagttaagttaaagGAAAGACTGAATGGGATTTAGGAGTGGTCAGAGAGTCGATCAACAGGAAGGAAGACATCCCACTTAGCCCTGAGGATGGTTACTGGACTATAtggttgaggaaaaaaatgaaatacaaagcTCTTGCTGACCCTCGTGTCCTTCTCTCTCTAAACTCTCCTCctcagaaggtgggggtgtttgtggattatgaggagggtctggtctccTTTTATGACGTAGATGCTGCAGCTCTTATCTACTCCTTTACTGGCTGCTCCTTCACTGAGAGACTCTTCCCGTACTTCAATCCTGGTCTGAATAATGGTGGTAAAAACTCTGCACCTCTGATCATCactcatttttaaataaacccTGACTTTAGTTTCTAAGACTTCACTTGGATTTGAGCCTGACAATGTTAAAGGAGCaacatgtaatatatttactgtattaaatagTCCTTAGACACTAATGCtaaagccagtattttctcctttggaATTTCTATTCCGGTCTGCaatgtctgtctttgttttggactgtgtgtgtgtgtgtgtgtgtgtgtgtgtgtgtgtgtgtgtgtgtgtgtgtgtgtgtgtgtgtgtgtgtgtgtgtgtgtgtgtgtgtgtgtgtgtgtgtgtgtgtgtgtgtgtgtgtgtgtgtgtgtgtgtgtgtgtgtgtgtgtgtgtgtgtgtgtgtgtgtgtgtgtgtgtgtgtgtgtgtgtgtgtgtgtgtgtgtgtgttttggacagCCATGAAAAGCAGCAACCAAACAAATTGGATCAAAAGAGATAGATTTGTTCGTCCCGACCTTAAAAAAACCTTGGCATCTTTCGAAAGAGTTGCACGACTAGAGATGTGGTGAAACGcgagtaaatattggagatttTTTTGAAAGATGGAGATGGCTTAGAGCCCACAAGGACTTTAAGATAGACACCAAGTTGGTTTATTTACTCCTCAACAGGTAAGCACCGAGCTTaactaatttatcacagctactagtaGGAATGAGGCATTTTTGGTAATTTCAACTTTAGAGTTAGTTAGCAAAacattgagacacagccagtgaagtgatcccgactggtgcttgctaatgccgccatgctaacaCACGCTAAGTGCTAACTTTACTGGAGGGGCGGACAGGCAGGCCATGGCTGTTTACTACCTCGGCAACACTCACCGTGATAGACATTTGAAAGAAACCTCATGTTTGACTTCCTCATAATGacattatattatttaatttgGCAAAACAACCGCATAGCCTGAATTGGGACACAGCTTACGTTCTCTGCAAGTTGCACTGCAATGTATGGTATGTTACTCTATATAATATTCTTGTTGCTAACGTCATTGTTGGCAGCTTCACCTTTATGAAAAGTTGTTCAGCGTTCTCAACCTGGCAAATCCCCGTGAACATCGAGTCAGGGGAGGGGGAGCCAGGGTAGAGGACTCTCTCCTCTCAcccattttaaacactagctgtcagtattacatattgctcCTTTAAAGACTTGTAGACACTGATTAtaactatatttttgttgtatagTGACATGTCCCAACCTTTATGCATCCCATTACTTGGCTGCAAACTGCTGCAACAATTTCCAATATGATAATTAACTCTCCAATCCTGTCAGATCCACCGTTGTTATTAAATATTGAGTATGTTATGGTGTCAATCCTTTAAGAAACAGACAATATAATGTGTATGTATAATTGTTGTTCAGGGTAGAAGATATTTCTTGTAATGTAAAAACTAGTTATGGGAAATTATCAaaatcttcatcttcatcttcatttTCTTATTAATGAATCAGCTTGCCTAAACTTTTCAAAGAGGGACAAGTGTTTGGTTAAGTCTGATGTTGCAAAATTAATTTAACCATATAACTTCTGTCTTAAATACAGTTATTAATTTTAAAGCTTTGGATTGTACATTAGATTAGAAAGGAGCCTTAAAGGGGccctatgcagttttggccatttcttcgctgttttctggctttttgctggcaggtttctctatagagcccccctacatgtttctctatagagcccccctacaggtttctctatagagctcccccctacaggtttctctatagagctccccctacaggtttctctatagagctcccctacaggtttctctatagagcccccccctacaggtttctctatagagccccccctacaggtttctcccccctacaggtttctctatagagccccccctacaggtttctctatagagctcccccctacaggtttctctatagagctccccctacacaggtttctctatatagagctcccccctacaggtttctctatatagagctcccctacaggtttctctatagagctccccctacaggtttctctatagagcccccctacaggtttctctatagagctccccctacaggtttctctatagagctcccccctacaggtttctctatagagctcccccctacaggtttctctatagagccccctacaggtttctctagaGCCCCCCACAGGTTtctcccccctacaggtttctctatagagctcccctacaggtttctctatagagccccctacaggtttctctatagagccccccacaggtttctctatagagccccccctacaggtttctctatagagcccccccccacaggtttctctatagagcccccctacaggtttctctatagagccccccccccctacaggtttctctatagagccccccccaggtttctctatagaggtttcccccccctacaggtttctctatagagccccccctacaggtttctctatagagcccccctaccccccacaggtttctctatagagcccccccacAGGTTTCTCCCCccccacaggtttctctatagagcccccccacaggtttctctatagagccccctacaggtttctctatagagccccccacAGGTttcccccctacaggtttctctatagagcccccacaggtttctctatagagccccctacaggtttctttAGCCCCccccacaggtttctctatagagccccccccactctatagagcccccccagGTTTTTAGAggcctacaggtttctctatagagcccccccctacaggtttctctatagagctcccctacaggtttctctatagagctcccctacagcttcagaatagatatttggcagctcctatgtttactcgtATCTGACTCCTcactcggtcagtctgccgtttcctctttctctgttcctccgacaatgctttcttagctttctgcttcttttttgtcggctcagccatgacgatagtgtgaaaaactccatcgctaccttgatACCCAAAGTTgcaggcgctaggggggagcgagacgaccaccattcaacccgaaaaagtcatataaccattccaatgactccaaagCTGTTCAATTACGGGATATTAAGCCAAATACTTTGCTTTAATACTGTTCAGAATGGGgtgatttacatttttttttgtaggtCATAGTTGATATATGTTTATAAATTTGTCCTTTAAACTGGTATGAGGTTGCTTTTTGGGGTTTGgttattgtttttataatatatacTCAAAGGGATAAGAAAAAGTACCAAGATGagtttgtatacattttattttgacatgtaactgtttatatctttaataaaaagaaatttaagATATCATtgagtttttatgactttatttgaaATCTACTTTGCACCTGCAGGCTTAATAATATTAAGTTGAAAGATAAGTAAAAAGTCATTAATTACTAGCAAGATGTAACACGTATTTTGGTACAGTAGCATTGAACGTAgtctatatttctatatttcgctttctttgtgttggaattttaaattcggtggatttatgaggactatggttaactgctcctcaggtctctgcagggtaaatccagacagctagctagactatctgtccaatctgagttttctctctcacaagtattttgcagcggctctgtgcggagtttagcaccgcccatgagaattttgattggtttaaagaaatgccattaaaccagagcatgttttcctcccatccccgaatgctatttggagtagccagaccctccttctgTGGCCtttgaaggagggtctggcaaagcgagattaCATTGAACCTGATTGGTGCTAGAGAATGTCGAAGGCAGCGCAAACGCTGGAGCTACTAAACAAGACGGAATTACTGGTGCTGGAGTAAAGACATGACTGGCTTAAATGGAGAaggtgattgattgattgattgattgattgattttatttgacacTTTTGTTATAAGATGCGATACAGCTTTACACCataaattaaaggtcccatggcatgaaaatttcactttatcaggttttttaacattaatatgagttcccccagcctgcctatggtcccccagtggctagaaatggtgatgggGGGCAGAGCAAGTGTTAGCAGATCAAGCATCAATCATCACATCCATACATATattaaatagaaaagaaaagaaaaaaacatactaaGATTGGCATCTGAGCCATTTTTTCAGTGCCTGCTTAAAACCTCCTAAACTTCCAACCATCTATGGATTTCCTGTCAACCTGTCTCACAGGCTTGTTGCTACATACAAAAAGGACTCCTTTCCTAATTTACTCTTAACTGTAGGAGGTACAAAATCAGTAGAGCTGCCCCTGGTGGAGTAGCTGTGAGCATCTCTCACTTTGTTAAAATATTGTGAATGATTGAATCCACGTGTGCCTCGTTGCAGCTCATAACAAGAAAGCCAGCCATGCCTCCTgctaaacacactcacacacacaatgcaggaaaaaacacagaagggaggagggagaggagagagagaaaacacatacagaaaaaaaaacacataaaaaccaAACCATAACAAAAATACTACATTTGGAATAAGACTTAATTCAGAATATCCGaacagaatatgctgtttacatgacctgcatcagtaaaaaggaaaaggagaatGCTGTGGCCACTCTTTCTCTATAGCTATGTACAACCAACAACAAGTAAGCTGGTGAGATTTGGGTAAGGCCACTGGTGAGGCGGGATTGCAATGCATCCTGGCAGGAAATCCTGCTGGCCTGCTGGGATTTCTTCACTTGTATAAACACCAAAGAAAAGCAGAGTTCAGTTTCACTTCGCTTAAAATGAAACTGTAAGTTTGTCAGAGTGACTGCCGAGCTGAAGTTGAGAtcagtctctctgtttctctctaaaGAAAGACTCAAGAGTACGTCAGATCTTTTTCCGCAGCCTAGAAGTGTCTCTGACAAACACTGGTGAGTACAACTGTAATAATATGAATATATAATGTTTACTGTTGTTACattaaaaagcaacagaaatgtcTGCCACACTTGGGCACTCccaatataattattattatattatataatatttgtgTCCTTTTATTAAGTGAAGTATGAAACTGCGcaacaaataattaaattaattacttTCTTTTGTTCAACATTGAGAGCCCctcatgtttttactttttaatgttGGCATGAGTCTTCTGTCAAGCAGCTGAGCGAAACTTCCTTTGACAAAAGTCAACGCAAACAGGAACCTTTGTGAAGTAAATGATTCAGTTTGTTCGTTTATTTACGATCCTCATAAGCTCCTGCAGCCCCCAGTGGACGTCGTACTACACCGTTGAAAGCGTCGGAATAGTAAAAATCAGGAGTAGAAAAAAAAGGATGGCGAGAATGACTCATTCTGTCAGTGTCCGAATGTCCAATTCTCTCTGACCTCTCATCTGAGGGCTATAGAGATAGAAACagaaaggctgctgcgtggagAAAAGTATTGCTCTGAATGATGTCTAAATGAATAACATAAATTCACTTGAGCTAGCGAGCTCAGGCTAGCTAACTAGttagcgttagctaacgtcagctagcCTGAGCTCACTAGCTGACGTCAGCTACCGCTAACTAGTCAGCGTCAATTAGCTAACACGAGCAGTTGTATTAACTGCCCTAATAACGTTAGGAAATcatgaaaattaaaacattacatCACAACTTATCGTTAtgaaatcattatttattttattaaaagtttAGAATTCAGATTTGTTTACCAGTACCATAGCAACGGTAACTTCCGCTCGAATTGTCGAATAGCAACCGTCCGTTGCCTGTCGCAAAAGTAAAAATTGCGGATGACCAACGGACACGGCTTTTTTCGCACCACACTCGTTCGGAAATTAATGATTTCTGGTCATTTCACAGTCgtatcggagctgatttcaagtgCCAGTGGGAAGGTGGCATAAAGGTTTTGTCAGTGAAAAACTTTCAAATAATAGCATAAGTCATTCAGATGCACCAGTGTTTGTGCACACGACACTTTTAATTGACAGTTGCCACATTCCGTTGTTCAAAAAAACatcctcttttaaaatgttaaggAGGCCAATAATGTACATACAGATACCACAACTGTAACACTGTTGGTGTTTACATTTTGCATTGCCATTGACTGTAACCTAACACCGAA from the Perca flavescens isolate YP-PL-M2 chromosome 2, PFLA_1.0, whole genome shotgun sequence genome contains:
- the LOC114573276 gene encoding LOW QUALITY PROTEIN: E3 ubiquitin-protein ligase TRIM21-like (The sequence of the model RefSeq protein was modified relative to this genomic sequence to represent the inferred CDS: deleted 1 base in 1 codon; substituted 1 base at 1 genomic stop codon), giving the protein MAEASCRLSEDQFLCPICLDVFTDPVTTSCGHNFCKNCITENWDVNAQYLCLMCKKVFNTRPELLINTFISEMVAQFRQSAQQKASSSSSEQQVSKPGEVPCDVCTGTKLKAPKYCLVCLVSYCETHLLPHLTMSGLKRHQLIDPVENLEGRMCTKHDKPLELFCKTDQTCVCMLCTVSDHKMHDVVPLKEGHKEIKAQLEAEIQQMIQKRRLKIQEIKHSVDLSEEDADREIAEGVQVFTSLMESVERGLNELINTIKEKQKTTEKQAEAFIKELEQEISELMKRSTEVEQLSRSEDHLHLLQSVQSLNIQQPPPTEDWTEVSLRPSSYEGTVVKAVVQLEETLSKEMKKLLEADLKRVQQYAVDVTLDPDTAHPQLILSDDGKQVNSGDVMKNLPNNPERFSLNPCVLGEQSFSSGSFYFKVKXVKGKTEWDLGVVRESINRKEDIPLSPEDGYWTIWLRKKMKYKALADPRVLLSLNSPPQKVGVFVDYEEGLVSFYDVDAAALIYSFTGCSFTERLFPYFNPGLNNGGKNSAPLIITHF